One genomic segment of Panicum virgatum strain AP13 chromosome 2N, P.virgatum_v5, whole genome shotgun sequence includes these proteins:
- the LOC120661569 gene encoding uncharacterized protein LOC120661569: MANKLKTLDMAISDGILVHFIMTSLPVQYSPFKISYNTQKATWSMAELISYCVEEEERQKAERMKDAVNMVSERFGRVSMSNTPKHQAESGSSRQHKRKFKGHKSKAVSHKKTSNEMLCKFCKSPKHEQKDCHGFKEWLKNKGIQFDPNYKRGGAKSKSG, translated from the exons atggcaaatAAGCTGAAGACACTGGATATGGCTATCTCTGATGGTATTCTGGTGCACTTCATCATGACTTCTCTGCCAGTACAGTACAGTCCCTTCAAAATAAGCTACAACACTCAGAAGGCAACTTGGAGCATGGCTGAGCTCATTAGCTACtgtgttgaggaagaagaaaggcagaaagctgagaggatgaaggatgctgtcaacatggtcagcgagcgctttgggcgtgttagcatgagcaacactcctaagcatcaggctgagtctggcagcagcaggcagcataaGAGAAAGTTTAAGGGCCATAAGAGCAAGGCCGTGTCACATAAGAAGACCTCTAATGAGATGCTGTGCAAGTTCTGCAAGTCACCTAAACATGAGCAGAAGGATTGCCATGGATTTAAGGAGTGGCTTAAGAACAAAG GTATTCAGTTCGATCCGAACTATAAGAGAGGGGGAGCGAAGTCTAAGAGTGGCTGA